Part of the Sulfitobacter sp. S190 genome, ATGCCCAAATTGGCAACGGCCTTGTGTGCGTCCCCGCCAATAGCCAGTACCTGCTTTGGTTTCAGTACATCAATGACTGCGTGGAGAAAGGTTGCGCAGGTGTCGCGTTCAAGCGCCGTGTGACAGCGATTTGTCATTGGGTCATCTGGCTCATGCGGGTGCAAAGGGAAGACGTTCCAAAGAAAAACTGGCTGGGTAAGCCGAGAGAGCATGCGCCAGATCGTGTTGGCGGTGCGCTCCCCCATATTGGGGCCTTTAGTGGCCTTTTGGACGGGCAGGCCATGGAATAGAGCACTATAGGCGTCGAGATGGGCTTCATCGGTCAATGCCAAACCGGTGCGACGGCCGCCTCGGTACCCGAGATCACGCGCGATCCAGACAGTGCTGACTTCCAGTTCAACTGCAGCAGCAAGGCTTAGTTCGAGATTGCGGCGCCGGCGAGCCGCCGCGTCGGGCTCATCGTGAAGTTCACAAAGATCAGAGTAGGGGTTGAAGACATTGTCGAGACGAACATCGGATAAAGCGTTCACAAAGCTACCAGCTGAATAGCTCATGGCTCGATGAACCAGATTTTGCGCTCTACCAAATCTATTCCGACTTGCCCGCCACGGTGCAGGCATACCGACCGGAAAACTTCATATCCTTGCAAGATAGCCTCTTCCCAAAGCCATAATGGGCAATGTTCTGCCTCATAGCCTTGAACAAATTGCCTTACGGACTTTAGCAGTCCATAGTCGAGTGACGTTAGGCCGTCAAACAGCGCAAGGCGCTGCGCATGGTTGAAGATCCAGGTGGCAATACCTTCTTCTATCAAGATGGCGCGCGCGCCGTCCTCAACCTCATCCACTATCGGATCACTCTTGCGCTTCGCTCTTAGCAGTCCGCGCAGGGTCGGCGACCAGCCCAAGTGTGCTGCATGCGCCAAGTGAAAGACATCGTGAAAACGATAATGGTCATCTTCGGCACGGTTGTCCGTCAGCGGATCACCGATCGGCACATCGTTCCGCGTCATTCGTGAGACGGTTTTCCCATGATGTTCAAACTCCTCGAAAGTGACGATCAGATTACGAGGCAGCTGTTCTGTCTCGGGAAAGGCTTCATCGAATAGGGCGGGATAGACTCGTTCGCGGGGCCAGCGATCAGCGATCTTGAGCATATTAGCTCGCGCGGCGCTTTCCAAAGATAGTCCCGCTTCATGGGCCGCGTCTCGAAGCGACCGCAACACGGCGATCAGACGGCCCTTTAATGCAGATCGGTTTTGATCGAAACGTCCTGCACGGTAATCGGTCATTAACAGCCCAACTTCGGAAGCCAGCCGCAGTGATGATTGCTCAAAAGCGGAGGAAGGACCTCCCGAAGGAGCATCCGGTGCAAGCTCAGCGGTCGCAAATGTGAGTTCTTCGGACCTGGCGGAATTCCAGTCCACCAAATTGCAATCGAGATTGATGGCTAAATCGGACAACGTGAGACTAGCGCGATCAGCAAGAGCGTTTAGATACCAAAGAGCGTCGCCCAGTTCTTCGAGGACGCTTTCCTCATAGCCGATATACGCCACGGGATCGCGTTGCTTTTTCTTTACCTCGCTCAGCAGGCTACCGGTCTCGCCGAAGAGACCGAGAAGAGGAAAGCTGAGGCTTGGTTCGGTGTCGCGTTTCAAATCGGTACGTCGAGCCGCCCGGCCGTATTCTGCGAATGTAAGGGCGTTCATGGTTGCTGTTTCTTTCGATCGGCCACCACTTCGCTGGGCGCCGACGTCCCGGCTACCTTCACTGCAGTGAGCACCAAAAGGCCCATCGATGCTCCGGTGTCGGCAGAGTTCGACGCCAATCCCCGCTTTGTGTCAGCAAGGATCTGTTGTGGTAGTGCGACTTCATTCGCAACAACGATATCGTAGCTTGGTTTCATGCAACTAAATAAGCATGGTTTGGTGACTGGCGTAAGCCTTGTATGTGCTGACCCTGTAAAGGGTTTGTCGTGTTTGAGCGTCGGGGCTTAGTCTGGATGCGCCTCCCGTCAATCAAGCCGATTGTTACCGATGTCGCCTCAAACCAGAATATCGACTGGCGGCTCTGCGTGAAAGCTGTGCGGCATTAGGCTATTTGAGCCTCGCGATAAGATTGGCCAAAATTGGCAACGAGCCCGTATGAAACAAAAACAGAACACATGATCTTGATGTAACAAGCGGGCATACCCATACTACTAGTGGATAGTGAGTCGCCAGAGGATGCCATGTCTAAGCAGAAAAACGTTTTCATTAGCCATCATCATGGCGA contains:
- a CDS encoding uracil-DNA glycosylase, producing the protein MSYSAGSFVNALSDVRLDNVFNPYSDLCELHDEPDAAARRRRNLELSLAAAVELEVSTVWIARDLGYRGGRRTGLALTDEAHLDAYSALFHGLPVQKATKGPNMGERTANTIWRMLSRLTQPVFLWNVFPLHPHEPDDPMTNRCHTALERDTCATFLHAVIDVLKPKQVLAIGGDAHKAVANLGIDSVQVRHPSYGGQNVFIRQIEQAYALPPDVQPDLFSRPTT
- a CDS encoding nucleoside triphosphate pyrophosphohydrolase family protein, with protein sequence MNALTFAEYGRAARRTDLKRDTEPSLSFPLLGLFGETGSLLSEVKKKQRDPVAYIGYEESVLEELGDALWYLNALADRASLTLSDLAINLDCNLVDWNSARSEELTFATAELAPDAPSGGPSSAFEQSSLRLASEVGLLMTDYRAGRFDQNRSALKGRLIAVLRSLRDAAHEAGLSLESAARANMLKIADRWPRERVYPALFDEAFPETEQLPRNLIVTFEEFEHHGKTVSRMTRNDVPIGDPLTDNRAEDDHYRFHDVFHLAHAAHLGWSPTLRGLLRAKRKSDPIVDEVEDGARAILIEEGIATWIFNHAQRLALFDGLTSLDYGLLKSVRQFVQGYEAEHCPLWLWEEAILQGYEVFRSVCLHRGGQVGIDLVERKIWFIEP